In Holophagales bacterium, one DNA window encodes the following:
- a CDS encoding right-handed parallel beta-helix repeat-containing protein, with protein sequence MLPLAARRRSPRLRLTLLALGLGIVSLAVAREGGAACLPAALPATSATWTTLGNGTPGSVTPASLQAAVTAGGFVRFDLGAAPVTLTLTAELQVTRAVTIDGGGRVTLSGGGTTRLMRITNPQNATFTVTLQHLTLADGAAPAGDGAAIDKATGGPWQAVSLTLVDCIVRDNTAIASAQDGGGGGIYATGMDVVRIHGCRFENNRGSNGGAIYSLGSRRLHVTDSLFLANRATGSGGNPGNGGNGGAIGVDGASREVEMCGVRFYGNQGNAYGAAFFSVAYDTASPTDFRFCTFDSNFNPTAQGFAGAVYLQGGPFSLRQSVFRDNEANGVGALFLGPGASGTVENCTFTGNVARQSLAGAISIGTTAPVTIASSTIAGNSAPGEVAFAAGIRVDAGNDLTLRDTLLVGNTGGNVWNPWNILNPAAHDGGGNLQWPRFRPNGQEEVRATPTALWADPQLGAPWGHGGPTETMALAPASPARGAAAGTLAEDQRGAARAAPFDSGACESAPLFFDGFEWGGVAAWGPALP encoded by the coding sequence GTGCTCCCTCTCGCCGCCAGGCGCCGCTCGCCCCGACTCCGGCTGACCCTGCTCGCTCTCGGCCTCGGGATCGTCTCGCTCGCCGTCGCCCGGGAGGGTGGGGCCGCCTGCCTGCCCGCGGCGCTGCCCGCGACGAGCGCCACCTGGACCACCCTCGGCAACGGGACACCGGGCAGCGTGACGCCGGCGTCGCTGCAGGCGGCCGTCACGGCCGGCGGGTTCGTCCGCTTCGATCTCGGCGCCGCACCGGTGACGCTCACCCTCACCGCCGAGCTGCAGGTGACCCGCGCCGTGACGATCGACGGTGGCGGTCGGGTGACGCTCTCGGGTGGCGGGACGACGCGCCTGATGCGGATCACCAACCCGCAGAACGCGACCTTCACCGTGACCCTGCAGCACCTGACGCTTGCCGACGGGGCGGCGCCGGCGGGCGATGGCGCGGCGATCGACAAGGCGACCGGCGGCCCCTGGCAGGCGGTGAGCCTGACGCTCGTCGACTGCATCGTCCGCGACAACACGGCGATCGCCAGTGCCCAGGACGGCGGCGGCGGGGGGATCTACGCGACCGGGATGGACGTGGTCCGGATCCACGGCTGTCGCTTCGAGAACAACCGGGGAAGCAACGGCGGAGCGATCTACTCGCTCGGCAGCCGGCGCCTGCACGTCACCGATTCGCTCTTCCTCGCCAACCGCGCCACCGGAAGCGGCGGAAATCCGGGCAACGGCGGCAACGGCGGTGCGATCGGCGTCGACGGTGCGAGCCGCGAGGTGGAGATGTGCGGCGTCCGCTTCTACGGCAATCAGGGCAACGCCTATGGGGCGGCCTTCTTTTCCGTCGCGTACGACACGGCGAGCCCCACCGACTTCCGCTTCTGCACCTTCGACAGCAACTTCAATCCGACCGCGCAGGGCTTCGCCGGCGCGGTCTACCTCCAGGGCGGGCCGTTCTCCCTCCGGCAGTCGGTGTTCCGCGACAACGAGGCGAACGGCGTTGGGGCGCTCTTCCTCGGCCCCGGCGCGAGCGGCACGGTCGAGAACTGCACCTTCACCGGCAACGTGGCGCGGCAGAGCCTGGCCGGGGCGATCTCGATCGGCACGACGGCGCCGGTGACGATCGCCAGCTCGACGATCGCCGGCAACTCCGCCCCCGGCGAGGTGGCCTTCGCCGCCGGCATCCGGGTCGACGCGGGCAACGACCTGACGTTGCGCGACACCCTGCTCGTCGGCAACACCGGCGGCAACGTCTGGAACCCCTGGAACATCCTCAACCCCGCGGCGCACGACGGCGGCGGCAACCTGCAGTGGCCGCGCTTCCGGCCGAACGGCCAGGAGGAGGTGCGCGCCACGCCGACCGCGCTCTGGGCCGACCCGCAGCTCGGCGCGCCGTGGGGCCACGGTGGCCCGACCGAGACGATGGCGCTCGCGCCGGCCTCGCCGGCGCGCGGCGCGGCGGCCGGCACGCTCGCCGAGGACCAGCGCGGCGCCGCGCGCGCGGCGCCCTTCGACAGCGGCGCCTGCGAGTCCGCGCCGCTCTTCTTCGACGGCTTCGAATGGGGCGGCGTCGCCGCCTGGGGCCCGGCGCTGCCGTGA
- a CDS encoding DMT family transporter: MGNVYALLTALVWAGAVILLKRSGETVPPFALNLFRVVVSTALLVPTVVLAGQASWDGWTGRDVLLLVASGIVAIAIADTLFHRSLNLCGAGISSIVDCLYPPFTVLFARVLLDERLSAQQLVGMGLVLAGVLTAARHEAPHGVPPRQIVLGAALGVVAMAALALGIVIAKPALDHAPVLWATAVRQIGCLAAMAPFALLSRRRRETLAVFRPARAWRFTLPGAILGSYLSLILWIAGMKHSKVGVAAILNQSSTIYILLLAALFLGEPFTRRKLLASALAVAGIVLVTL; this comes from the coding sequence ATGGGAAACGTCTACGCGCTGCTCACCGCCCTCGTCTGGGCGGGAGCGGTCATCCTGCTCAAGCGCTCGGGGGAGACCGTCCCGCCGTTCGCCCTCAACCTCTTCCGGGTCGTGGTGTCGACCGCGCTGCTGGTGCCGACGGTGGTCCTCGCCGGCCAGGCCTCGTGGGACGGCTGGACCGGTCGCGACGTCTTGCTGCTGGTGGCGAGCGGCATCGTGGCGATCGCCATCGCCGACACCCTCTTCCACCGCAGCCTCAACCTCTGCGGCGCCGGCATCTCGTCGATCGTCGACTGCCTCTATCCGCCCTTCACGGTGCTCTTCGCCCGCGTGCTGCTCGACGAGCGGCTCTCGGCGCAGCAGCTCGTCGGCATGGGCCTGGTGCTCGCCGGCGTGCTGACCGCGGCGCGGCACGAGGCGCCGCACGGCGTGCCGCCGCGCCAGATCGTGCTCGGCGCAGCGCTCGGCGTCGTGGCGATGGCCGCGCTCGCCCTCGGGATCGTGATCGCCAAGCCGGCGCTCGATCACGCCCCGGTGCTCTGGGCGACCGCGGTGCGCCAGATCGGCTGCCTCGCCGCGATGGCCCCGTTCGCCCTGCTGTCGCGCCGACGGCGGGAGACGCTCGCCGTCTTCCGCCCGGCGCGCGCCTGGCGCTTCACCCTCCCCGGGGCGATCCTCGGCTCCTACCTTTCGCTCATCCTCTGGATCGCCGGGATGAAGCACAGCAAGGTCGGGGTCGCCGCGATCCTCAACCAGTCGAGCACGATCTACATCCTGCTCCTCGCCGCCCTCTTCCTCGGCGAGCCGTTCACCCGCCGCAAGCTCCTCGCCTCGGCGCTGGCGGTCGCCGGCATCGTGTTGGTGACGCTCTAG
- a CDS encoding DUF2277 domain-containing protein — translation MCRSIRTLHNFAPPASEEEIAAAARQFVRKLCGFTRPSRANAAVFERAVEEIAGAARTLLGDLVTQAPPRDREVEAARARLRRASRAVRP, via the coding sequence ATGTGCCGGAGCATCAGGACCCTCCACAACTTCGCGCCGCCGGCGAGCGAGGAGGAGATCGCCGCCGCGGCGCGCCAGTTCGTGCGCAAGCTCTGCGGCTTCACCCGTCCGTCGCGGGCCAACGCGGCGGTCTTCGAGCGGGCGGTGGAGGAGATCGCGGGGGCGGCGCGCACGCTGCTCGGCGATCTCGTCACCCAGGCTCCGCCGCGCGACCGCGAGGTCGAGGCGGCGCGAGCCCGCCTGCGGCGAGCCTCCCGCGCCGTGCGGCCATGA
- a CDS encoding metalloregulator ArsR/SmtB family transcription factor, translating to MEALAPTSAPDLLIERLSALAEPARLRLLALLERDELGVSELAEVVRMPQSSVSRHLKQLADGGWVASRSQRTANLYRMRTDELEPGARQLWELAREEAAAWPALAQDRLRLRRHLERKRERGSEFFAGAAGDWDRLRRELYGDVFTHTALHALLPRDWVVADLACGTGVLAAELAPCVARVVAVDQSAAMLAAARERLAGASNVELRLGDLEALPLPAASCDAALLLLALTHVAEPPLALAELRRVLKPGGRAVVVDLLRHDRDELRREMGQLRPGFEREELAGLLAAAGLAGVACRGLPPEPAAKGPALLLATAERPLTDPSVPPPSTSSTTPRAPRGKEKTPR from the coding sequence ATGGAAGCCCTGGCCCCCACCTCCGCGCCGGACCTGCTGATCGAGCGCCTGTCGGCGCTCGCCGAGCCGGCGCGCCTGCGGCTGCTGGCGCTACTCGAGCGCGACGAGCTGGGGGTGAGCGAGCTCGCCGAGGTGGTGCGGATGCCGCAGTCGTCGGTGTCGCGCCACCTCAAGCAGCTCGCCGACGGTGGTTGGGTGGCGTCGCGCAGCCAGCGCACGGCCAACCTCTACCGCATGCGGACCGACGAGCTCGAGCCCGGCGCCCGCCAGCTCTGGGAGCTGGCGCGGGAGGAGGCCGCCGCCTGGCCGGCGCTGGCGCAGGACCGCCTGCGCCTCCGCCGCCACCTCGAGCGCAAGCGCGAGCGGGGGAGCGAGTTCTTCGCCGGCGCGGCCGGCGACTGGGACCGCCTGCGGCGCGAGCTCTACGGCGACGTCTTCACCCACACCGCGCTGCACGCCCTCCTGCCGCGCGACTGGGTGGTGGCCGACCTCGCCTGCGGCACGGGGGTGTTGGCCGCAGAGCTCGCGCCCTGCGTCGCCCGCGTCGTCGCCGTCGACCAGTCCGCGGCGATGCTCGCCGCGGCGCGCGAGCGGCTCGCCGGCGCGTCGAACGTCGAGCTCCGCCTCGGCGACCTCGAGGCGCTGCCGCTCCCCGCGGCGAGCTGTGACGCGGCGCTGCTGCTGCTCGCCCTGACCCACGTCGCCGAGCCGCCGCTGGCGCTCGCCGAGCTGCGCCGGGTGCTCAAGCCCGGCGGCCGCGCGGTGGTCGTCGATCTGCTGCGCCACGACCGCGACGAGCTGCGCCGCGAGATGGGCCAGCTGCGCCCCGGCTTCGAGCGCGAGGAGCTCGCCGGTCTGCTCGCCGCCGCCGGCCTCGCCGGCGTCGCCTGCCGCGGCCTGCCGCCCGAGCCGGCGGCCAAGGGCCCGGCGCTGCTGCTCGCCACCGCCGAGCGCCCGCTCACCGATCCGTCCGTTCCACCCCCGTCGACGAGTTCCACGACCCCTCGCGCCCCGCGAGGAAAGGAGAAGACCCCGCGATGA
- a CDS encoding adenosylhomocysteinase, with protein sequence MTPTLATPEKKTGLDFRVADLSLAEWGRKEIRLAEQEMPGLMALRAEYRAARPLAGQRIMGSLHMTIQTAVLIETLAELGAEVRWVSCNIFSTQDHAAAAVVVGPHGTVAEPRGVPVFAYKGESLEEYWEFTSRALDFGSGKGPTLLVDDGGDATLMIHKGHEFELAGAVPAPATAESEEYAIVLAKLAEIRAEDPQRWRRIVPAIVGVSEETTTGVHRLYEMEKVGQLLFPAINVNDSVTKSKFDNMYGCRHSIVDGLNRASDVMLAGKVAVVCGFGEVGKGCAQALRGQGCRVIVTEIDPICALQAAMEGYEVKTLDDVVAEADIFVTATGNFDIVTAQHMARMKDKAIVGNIGHFDNEIDMAGMKKIAGIKKVNIKPQYDEWVFPDGHAVLVLAEGRLLNLGCATGHPSFVMSMSFTNQVLAQLDLAANAGNYPNKVFVLPKKLDEKVARLHLEKLGVRLTELTDKQAEYIGVPVEGPYKPDTYRY encoded by the coding sequence ATGACCCCCACCCTCGCCACGCCGGAGAAGAAGACCGGCCTCGACTTCCGCGTCGCCGACCTCTCGCTCGCCGAGTGGGGTCGCAAGGAGATCCGCCTCGCCGAGCAGGAGATGCCCGGCCTGATGGCGCTGCGCGCCGAGTACCGCGCGGCGCGTCCGCTCGCCGGCCAGCGGATCATGGGCTCGCTGCACATGACGATTCAGACCGCGGTGCTGATCGAGACGCTCGCCGAGCTCGGCGCCGAGGTGCGCTGGGTTTCCTGCAACATCTTCTCGACCCAGGATCACGCCGCCGCGGCGGTGGTGGTCGGGCCGCACGGCACGGTCGCCGAGCCCCGCGGCGTGCCGGTCTTCGCCTACAAGGGCGAGTCGCTCGAAGAATACTGGGAGTTCACCTCCCGGGCGCTCGACTTCGGCTCCGGCAAGGGCCCGACCCTGCTCGTCGACGACGGCGGCGACGCCACGTTGATGATCCACAAGGGGCACGAGTTCGAGCTCGCCGGGGCGGTCCCGGCGCCGGCGACCGCCGAGAGCGAGGAGTACGCCATCGTCCTCGCCAAGCTCGCCGAGATCCGCGCCGAGGACCCGCAGCGCTGGCGCCGCATCGTGCCGGCGATCGTCGGCGTCTCGGAGGAGACGACGACCGGCGTGCACCGCCTTTACGAGATGGAGAAGGTCGGCCAGCTCCTCTTCCCGGCGATCAACGTCAACGACTCGGTGACCAAGTCGAAGTTCGACAACATGTACGGCTGCCGGCACTCGATCGTCGACGGTCTGAACCGCGCGAGCGACGTGATGCTCGCCGGCAAGGTTGCCGTGGTCTGCGGCTTCGGCGAGGTGGGGAAGGGCTGCGCGCAGGCGCTGCGTGGCCAGGGCTGCCGCGTCATCGTCACCGAGATCGACCCGATCTGCGCGCTGCAGGCGGCGATGGAGGGCTACGAGGTCAAGACGCTCGACGACGTCGTCGCCGAGGCCGACATCTTCGTCACGGCGACCGGCAACTTCGACATCGTCACCGCGCAGCACATGGCGCGGATGAAGGACAAGGCGATCGTCGGCAACATCGGTCACTTCGACAACGAGATCGACATGGCCGGCATGAAGAAGATCGCCGGCATCAAGAAGGTCAACATCAAGCCGCAGTACGACGAGTGGGTCTTCCCCGACGGCCACGCGGTGCTGGTGCTCGCCGAGGGCCGCCTGCTCAACCTCGGCTGCGCCACCGGCCACCCGTCCTTCGTGATGTCGATGAGCTTCACCAACCAGGTGCTGGCCCAGCTCGACCTCGCGGCCAACGCCGGCAACTACCCGAACAAGGTCTTCGTTCTGCCGAAGAAGCTCGACGAGAAGGTTGCCCGCCTCCATCTCGAGAAGCTCGGCGTCCGTCTGACCGAGCTCACCGACAAGCAGGCCGAGTACATCGGCGTGCCGGTCGAGGGGCCCTACAAGCCGGACACCTACCGCTACTGA
- a CDS encoding LysE family translocator, which yields MVPAAHLWVFFLLVFGIVLLPGLDMACVLACTLGGGRRAGLASLGGIVTAAMAHVAIGGMGIAAILLVLPGLFNALLVGGAAYVAWIGMAMVRHGALFDTRGTSAAAVALPTAYRRGVLTNLLNPKAYVFMLAVFPQFVRAEWGAVPLQAAALGGVIVATQLVVYGVVVLAATRARRWLTERPHALALAGRGVGLLLLVVALFSALEGWRRLT from the coding sequence ATGGTCCCCGCGGCGCACCTCTGGGTCTTCTTCCTCTTGGTCTTCGGCATCGTTCTCCTTCCCGGGCTCGACATGGCCTGCGTCCTGGCGTGCACGCTGGGAGGCGGGAGGCGCGCCGGGCTCGCGTCGCTCGGCGGCATCGTGACGGCGGCGATGGCTCACGTCGCGATCGGGGGGATGGGGATCGCCGCCATCCTCCTCGTCCTGCCGGGGTTGTTCAACGCGCTGCTCGTCGGTGGCGCGGCCTACGTCGCCTGGATCGGGATGGCCATGGTGCGCCACGGGGCGCTGTTCGACACCCGCGGCACGAGCGCGGCGGCGGTCGCTCTGCCGACGGCCTATCGCCGTGGCGTGTTGACGAACCTGCTCAATCCGAAGGCCTACGTCTTCATGCTGGCGGTCTTTCCGCAGTTCGTGCGCGCTGAATGGGGGGCGGTGCCGCTCCAGGCCGCGGCGCTCGGCGGGGTGATCGTGGCGACGCAGCTCGTCGTCTACGGCGTGGTCGTCCTCGCCGCGACGCGCGCGCGTCGCTGGCTCACCGAACGGCCGCACGCACTCGCCCTGGCCGGACGCGGCGTCGGCTTGCTGCTGCTCGTCGTGGCGCTGTTCTCGGCGCTCGAAGGGTGGCGGCGGTTGACCTGA
- a CDS encoding YafY family transcriptional regulator, translated as MSSSTRRTLAVLELLQAHGLLSGREIARRLGVDPRSVRRYVVALEEMGIPVTAERGAGGGYALVAGFKLPPMLFTDDEALALSLGLLAASALGLGAAAAGLASARAKLERVMPADLKRRLRAADETMQLDLPAGGPPAAGHVLATLSAAAQAQRTVRLVYTAADRSRTARDLDPYGLAFRGGCWYVVGHCHLRRASRTFRVDRIATVTRTARTFERPREFDTLKAISTAIATLPRAHRAEVLLETDLATARAQIAATLGTLEPVEGGVLLSSQTDDLAWLARELARLPFTFRPKAPPELRAVLLRHLRAIRRAVLAEEAESPSAS; from the coding sequence ATGAGCTCGTCGACTCGCCGAACGCTCGCGGTGCTCGAGCTGCTGCAAGCGCACGGGCTACTGTCGGGCAGAGAGATCGCCCGCCGCCTCGGCGTCGATCCCCGCTCGGTGCGGCGCTACGTCGTCGCGCTCGAGGAGATGGGGATCCCGGTCACCGCCGAGCGCGGCGCCGGGGGCGGCTACGCGCTGGTGGCCGGCTTCAAGCTCCCGCCGATGCTCTTCACCGACGACGAAGCGCTGGCGCTCTCGCTGGGTCTCCTCGCGGCGAGCGCTCTCGGTCTCGGAGCCGCGGCGGCCGGCCTTGCCAGCGCTCGCGCGAAGCTCGAGCGGGTGATGCCGGCCGACCTGAAGCGCCGGCTGCGCGCCGCCGACGAGACGATGCAACTCGATCTGCCGGCAGGGGGCCCACCGGCGGCGGGCCATGTCCTGGCGACGCTCTCCGCCGCCGCCCAGGCGCAGCGGACGGTGCGCCTGGTCTACACCGCGGCCGATCGGAGTCGCACCGCACGCGATCTCGATCCCTACGGCCTCGCCTTCCGCGGTGGCTGCTGGTACGTCGTCGGCCACTGCCATCTGCGCCGGGCGAGTCGCACCTTCCGCGTCGACCGCATCGCCACCGTCACCCGCACCGCGCGCACCTTCGAACGCCCGAGAGAGTTCGACACTCTCAAGGCGATCTCCACCGCCATCGCCACGCTGCCGCGAGCGCACCGTGCGGAGGTCCTCCTCGAGACCGATCTTGCGACCGCGAGAGCGCAGATCGCCGCGACGCTCGGCACCCTCGAGCCGGTCGAAGGCGGCGTGCTCCTCTCCTCGCAGACCGACGACCTCGCCTGGCTCGCCCGCGAGCTCGCCCGGCTGCCCTTCACCTTCCGACCCAAGGCCCCGCCCGAGCTCCGCGCCGTGCTGCTGCGCCACCTTCGCGCCATCCGGCGCGCGGTGCTCGCCGAAGAGGCGGAGTCTCCCTCCGCGTCGTAG
- a CDS encoding carboxypeptidase regulatory-like domain-containing protein has product MDHASAPPARVLAAFSLAFLAVVAPGSPVALAEAVPSGSTALAAGPAPESEPPAGASGEAVALRQQITDLRRELWQLEETLALTPFEVGETVTGAESRRAEIGRVLESLRARVGTVQGAAPDAVMEELLRASGESESLRARIERRTARRNAVGPQLPYSPQREPGDLEIVPTSTHTTCETALEPGSTRVRGIVRPEVWFRVPVPRAMRVTFRSEALAGELALSLHDRCGTEPRLASGAPRRSAFLTTAVVKGDIWVRVKGRSTTDRRHETFSFEVVFASGAISGRVTRADDGSGVQVRVVAVPVDSSSQRVALTTENGEFLISGLAPGSYLLSLRDTGVLVPELWNDHPCAGGPPVGCSLSAANPVVVNDSATTMGVDFQLEVGGRIGGRVLLRPEATPPTSSALVKVMSSAGQLVGSAATDSFGRYQLSGLQGDYRVVASASGRETQIFDHGTCAGTCIPSSGAPVVVGPGVDRSDVDFDLSPLGSIAGKLTSTTGEPIANGYVSAKMMGDPNNSRYTNSDANGRYVVTQLQPGNYVVSASPSYYEAKVWGGDTCTYTADCFTQCNDASATPVTAAVGVTTSGIDFTLRPFPSISGLVTKEEDGAPLPGVIVRNTIPGFCLSTWDESDGAGTYRLESAQPREHRLFSSNALGRIDEVYDGFSCGIDGCSWYSGPYTPVPVTLDGPIDGINFALSRGASIQGVVRDVQGQGAVLCPNGGVELYSGTGMWLRGTCPAADGSYHWDGLPAGTYFVEASGTAFVDERFDGVPCEGGCDGGTPLELALGEQRGGIDLTLDRYGRIFGTVQVQAEPNTLCEGPTAEVDLWDSGGNLLQTVNTDGLGRYDLRVPTSFPVHVTALASHCERSLYPGINCPGQVGVDCLLSPGSRLTAKLNVDLTGVDFTLRPAPGLRGRVLSDPDGAPLPGVVVDLFDATSHAHVWAKQSEADGSFRMDFLWSGRTFHLATDNGAGAVDELWQDIPCPNGPARLGLCDLGLATPIRLREYEIVEGLDFVLSPWPVFKNGFETGSFVGWGGIRSN; this is encoded by the coding sequence ATGGATCATGCGTCCGCACCGCCGGCGAGGGTTCTCGCCGCCTTTTCACTCGCCTTCCTTGCCGTCGTCGCGCCGGGATCGCCCGTGGCTCTTGCCGAGGCCGTCCCGTCGGGCTCGACCGCCTTGGCTGCTGGGCCTGCCCCGGAGAGCGAACCGCCGGCCGGAGCCTCGGGCGAGGCCGTGGCCCTGCGGCAACAGATCACCGACCTGCGCCGGGAGCTCTGGCAGCTCGAGGAGACGCTGGCATTGACGCCGTTCGAGGTGGGGGAGACGGTGACCGGCGCCGAGTCGCGGCGAGCGGAGATCGGGCGGGTGCTGGAGAGCCTGAGGGCTCGGGTGGGAACGGTTCAAGGAGCCGCTCCCGACGCCGTGATGGAGGAGCTCCTGCGGGCGAGTGGAGAGAGCGAGTCGTTGCGGGCACGGATCGAGCGGCGGACGGCGCGGCGCAACGCGGTCGGACCGCAGTTGCCGTACTCCCCGCAGCGTGAGCCGGGTGATCTCGAGATCGTCCCGACCTCGACGCACACCACCTGCGAGACCGCGCTCGAGCCCGGCTCGACCCGTGTGCGGGGGATCGTGCGGCCGGAGGTCTGGTTCCGGGTGCCGGTACCAAGAGCGATGAGGGTGACGTTCCGGTCCGAAGCGCTGGCCGGGGAATTGGCTCTCTCGTTGCATGATCGCTGCGGAACGGAGCCGCGCTTGGCCTCGGGCGCGCCGCGTCGCTCCGCGTTCCTCACGACGGCCGTCGTGAAGGGTGACATCTGGGTTCGTGTCAAAGGACGGTCGACGACCGATCGTCGGCACGAGACGTTCTCGTTCGAGGTCGTTTTCGCATCGGGAGCGATCTCGGGTCGAGTGACCCGCGCCGACGATGGTTCGGGTGTGCAGGTTCGGGTGGTTGCGGTGCCGGTCGACAGCTCGAGCCAGCGTGTCGCTCTCACGACGGAGAATGGCGAGTTCCTGATCTCCGGCCTCGCGCCCGGGTCGTACCTGCTGTCTCTCCGCGACACCGGCGTCCTGGTTCCGGAGCTGTGGAACGACCATCCCTGCGCCGGCGGACCGCCGGTCGGATGTTCGCTGAGCGCCGCGAATCCGGTCGTTGTCAATGACTCTGCGACCACGATGGGCGTCGACTTCCAACTCGAGGTGGGTGGGAGGATCGGCGGGCGGGTGTTGCTCCGACCCGAAGCGACGCCACCCACGTCTTCGGCCCTCGTGAAAGTGATGAGCTCGGCGGGGCAACTGGTCGGCTCCGCGGCGACGGATTCGTTCGGGCGCTATCAACTCTCCGGTCTGCAGGGTGACTACCGCGTGGTGGCTTCGGCTTCCGGCCGGGAGACGCAGATCTTCGATCACGGGACCTGCGCCGGGACCTGCATCCCGTCGAGCGGCGCTCCGGTCGTGGTCGGGCCGGGTGTCGACCGAAGCGATGTCGACTTCGACCTGAGCCCCCTCGGTTCGATTGCCGGCAAGCTCACGAGCACGACGGGTGAGCCGATCGCCAACGGCTACGTCTCCGCGAAGATGATGGGTGATCCGAACAACTCGAGGTACACGAACTCGGACGCCAATGGCCGGTACGTGGTCACTCAGTTGCAGCCCGGGAACTATGTGGTCTCGGCGAGTCCCAGCTACTACGAGGCGAAAGTGTGGGGCGGTGACACCTGCACTTACACGGCCGACTGCTTCACGCAGTGCAACGATGCTTCCGCAACTCCGGTGACCGCGGCGGTCGGTGTGACGACTTCGGGAATCGACTTCACGCTGCGGCCATTCCCCTCGATCAGCGGCCTGGTGACGAAGGAGGAAGACGGGGCGCCGCTGCCGGGAGTCATCGTACGCAACACCATCCCCGGATTCTGTCTTTCGACGTGGGACGAGTCGGACGGGGCCGGAACCTACCGACTCGAATCGGCCCAGCCGCGGGAGCACAGGCTCTTTTCCTCCAACGCCCTCGGGCGCATCGACGAGGTCTACGACGGGTTCTCGTGCGGAATCGATGGCTGCTCGTGGTATTCCGGCCCCTACACGCCGGTGCCAGTCACGCTCGACGGGCCGATCGATGGAATCAACTTTGCCCTCTCTCGAGGTGCCTCGATCCAGGGCGTCGTTCGCGACGTTCAGGGGCAAGGAGCAGTTCTCTGTCCGAACGGTGGCGTTGAGCTCTATTCGGGCACCGGAATGTGGCTCCGGGGAACCTGTCCAGCCGCGGACGGTAGCTATCACTGGGACGGTCTCCCCGCGGGGACCTACTTCGTCGAGGCCTCGGGCACCGCTTTCGTCGATGAACGGTTTGACGGCGTCCCCTGCGAGGGCGGTTGCGACGGGGGAACCCCGCTCGAGCTCGCCCTCGGCGAGCAGAGGGGCGGCATCGACTTGACGCTCGACCGCTACGGCCGCATCTTCGGCACCGTACAAGTGCAGGCCGAGCCGAATACGCTCTGTGAGGGACCGACTGCGGAAGTCGATCTGTGGGACAGCGGCGGGAATCTGCTGCAGACGGTGAACACGGACGGTTTGGGTCGCTATGACCTCAGGGTTCCGACCTCCTTTCCCGTGCATGTGACGGCACTTGCCTCCCACTGCGAGCGAAGCCTGTACCCGGGCATCAACTGCCCGGGGCAAGTCGGAGTCGATTGCCTTCTTTCGCCGGGGTCTCGGCTCACGGCGAAGCTGAACGTCGACCTGACAGGGGTCGATTTCACACTGCGACCGGCACCGGGCCTGCGCGGGCGGGTTCTCTCCGATCCCGATGGAGCTCCGTTGCCCGGTGTCGTCGTCGACCTCTTCGACGCCACCAGCCACGCGCACGTATGGGCCAAGCAGAGCGAAGCCGACGGGAGCTTCCGCATGGACTTCCTCTGGTCAGGGAGAACGTTCCACCTCGCCACCGACAATGGAGCAGGTGCCGTCGACGAGCTCTGGCAGGACATCCCGTGCCCGAACGGCCCAGCACGGCTCGGCCTTTGTGATCTCGGCCTCGCGACGCCGATTCGGCTCCGGGAGTACGAGATCGTCGAAGGCCTCGACTTCGTCCTCTCCCCCTGGCCGGTGTTCAAGAACGGATTCGAGACCGGGTCGTTTGTCGGCTGGGGTGGGATCAGATCGAACTGA